In Mycobacterium tuberculosis H37Rv, a single window of DNA contains:
- the msrA gene encoding peptide methionine sulfoxide reductase MsrA, with translation MTSNQKAILAGGCFWGLQDLIRNQPGVVSTRVGYSGGNIPNATYRNHGTHAEAVEIIFDPTVTDYRTLLEFFFQIHDPTTKDRQGNDRGTSYRSAIFYFDEQQKRIALDTIADVEASGLWPGKVVTEVSPAGDFWEAEPEHQDYLQRYPNGYTCHFVRPGWRLPRRTAESALRASLSPELGT, from the coding sequence ATGACGAGCAATCAGAAAGCGATCCTCGCCGGCGGCTGCTTTTGGGGGCTGCAGGATCTGATCCGCAACCAGCCCGGTGTGGTCTCCACGCGGGTGGGCTACAGCGGCGGGAACATCCCCAACGCAACCTACCGTAACCACGGCACGCACGCCGAAGCCGTCGAAATCATCTTCGACCCCACGGTCACCGATTACCGCACCCTGCTGGAATTCTTCTTCCAGATCCACGACCCGACAACCAAAGACCGGCAAGGTAACGACCGGGGGACCAGCTACCGGTCGGCCATCTTCTACTTCGATGAGCAGCAAAAGCGGATCGCGCTGGACACCATCGCCGATGTCGAGGCATCCGGCCTGTGGCCCGGCAAGGTGGTGACCGAGGTCAGCCCGGCCGGGGATTTCTGGGAAGCCGAACCCGAGCACCAGGACTACCTGCAGCGCTACCCCAACGGGTACACGTGCCACTTCGTCCGGCCCGGCTGGAGGCTACCCCGACGGACCGCCGAATCTGCACTGCGGGCCAGCCTTTCACCCGAACTCGGGACCTGA
- a CDS encoding oxidoreductase: MNAPKLVIGANGFLGSHVTRQLVADCAPQKGEVRAMVRPAANTRSIDDLPLTRFHGDVFDTATVAEAMAGCDDVYYCVVDTRAWLRDPSPLFRTNVAGLRNVLDVATDASLRRFVFTSSYATVGRRRGHVATEEDRVDTRKVTPYVRSRVAAEDLVLQYAHDAGLPAVAMCVSTTYGGGDWGRTPHGAFIAGAVFGRLPFTMRGIRLEAVGVDDAARALILAAERGRNGERYLISERMMPLQEVVRIAADEAGVPPPRWSISVPVLYALGALGSLRARLTGKDTELSLASVRMMRSEADVDHGKAVRELGWQPRPVEESIREAARFWAAMRTVGKDPAAS; this comes from the coding sequence ATGAACGCACCCAAGCTGGTCATTGGCGCGAACGGCTTCCTGGGTTCGCACGTGACTCGCCAGCTCGTCGCCGACTGCGCGCCGCAGAAAGGTGAGGTACGCGCGATGGTGCGACCCGCTGCCAACACCCGGAGCATCGACGATCTACCGCTCACCCGATTCCACGGCGACGTCTTCGACACCGCCACCGTGGCCGAGGCGATGGCCGGCTGCGACGACGTCTACTACTGTGTGGTCGACACCCGCGCCTGGTTGCGCGATCCCTCCCCGCTGTTTCGCACCAATGTGGCAGGCCTGCGCAACGTCCTCGATGTGGCCACAGACGCCAGCCTGCGCAGGTTCGTCTTCACCAGCAGTTATGCGACGGTGGGTCGTCGGCGTGGACACGTGGCGACCGAAGAAGACCGGGTGGATACCCGCAAGGTGACTCCTTACGTGCGGTCCCGGGTGGCGGCCGAGGATCTGGTGCTGCAATACGCGCACGACGCAGGTCTGCCCGCCGTCGCGATGTGTGTGTCGACAACCTACGGCGGCGGCGACTGGGGCCGCACCCCACACGGCGCCTTCATCGCGGGCGCGGTGTTCGGCAGGCTGCCTTTCACGATGCGCGGCATCCGGCTGGAGGCGGTGGGTGTCGACGATGCTGCGAGGGCGCTGATCTTGGCGGCCGAACGCGGGCGCAACGGCGAACGGTACCTCATCTCCGAACGCATGATGCCGTTGCAAGAAGTGGTGCGGATCGCCGCGGATGAGGCCGGTGTCCCGCCGCCACGATGGTCGATCTCGGTGCCGGTGCTTTACGCCCTGGGTGCGTTGGGCAGTTTGCGAGCCCGACTCACGGGCAAAGATACCGAACTCAGCCTGGCGTCGGTGCGCATGATGCGTTCCGAGGCCGATGTCGACCACGGCAAGGCCGTCCGCGAGTTGGGTTGGCAGCCACGTCCGGTGGAGGAGTCGATCCGGGAGGCCGCCCGGTTCTGGGCGGCGATGCGCACCGTCGGGAAGGACCCCGCGGCCTCGTGA
- a CDS encoding transmembrane protein has protein sequence MAPGDWSVFAWHAANLPTMPEAEDIGNEAAGGRFGVSIRSAGYLRKWFLLGITIGVIAGLGAVVFYLALKYTSEFLLGYLADYQIPTPVGEGGHRGSTGFARPWAIPLVTTGGAVLSALIVAKLAPEATGHGTDEAIESVHGDPRAIRGRAVLVKMVASALTIGSGGSGGREGPTAQISAGFCSLLTRRLNLSNEDGRTAVALGIGAGIGAIFAAPLGGAALGASIPYRDDFDYRNLLPGFIASGTAYAVLGAFLGFDPLFGYIDAEYRFEKAWPLLWFVVIGLIAAAVGYLYARVFHASVAITRRLPGGPVLKPAIGGLLVGLLGLPIPQILSSGYGWAQLAADRGTLLSIPLWIVIVLPIAKILATSLSIGTGGSGGLFGPGIVIGAFVGAAIWRLGELTELPGVPHEPGIFVVVAMMACFGSVSRAPLAVMIMVAEMTGSFSVVPGAIIAVGIAALLLSRTNVTIYETQRLNRQTAEAERGGSDRPTTA, from the coding sequence ATGGCGCCGGGCGACTGGTCGGTGTTCGCTTGGCATGCTGCTAACCTCCCGACCATGCCGGAGGCGGAAGACATCGGGAACGAGGCCGCCGGCGGACGATTCGGCGTATCGATCAGGAGCGCGGGCTACCTGCGCAAATGGTTCCTGCTAGGCATCACGATCGGTGTCATTGCCGGCCTGGGCGCCGTCGTCTTCTACCTCGCGCTGAAATACACCAGCGAGTTTCTGCTCGGCTACCTCGCGGACTATCAGATTCCCACTCCCGTTGGGGAGGGCGGCCACCGCGGGTCCACCGGTTTCGCGCGTCCGTGGGCGATTCCGCTGGTGACGACGGGCGGGGCGGTGCTGTCGGCATTGATCGTGGCCAAGCTCGCCCCGGAGGCCACCGGTCACGGCACCGACGAAGCGATCGAGTCGGTGCACGGCGATCCGCGCGCCATCCGAGGTCGGGCGGTGCTGGTGAAGATGGTGGCCAGCGCCTTGACCATCGGCTCGGGCGGTTCAGGCGGCCGCGAAGGCCCGACCGCGCAGATCTCGGCCGGCTTCTGCTCACTGCTGACCCGCCGGCTGAACCTGTCCAACGAAGACGGCCGGACCGCGGTAGCGCTGGGTATCGGCGCCGGCATCGGCGCCATCTTCGCTGCGCCACTGGGCGGAGCGGCGTTGGGCGCCTCGATCCCCTACCGCGACGACTTCGACTACCGCAACCTGCTGCCGGGTTTCATCGCCTCGGGAACCGCCTACGCCGTGCTCGGCGCCTTCTTGGGCTTCGACCCGCTGTTCGGCTACATCGACGCCGAGTATCGCTTCGAAAAGGCGTGGCCACTACTGTGGTTCGTGGTGATCGGGCTGATCGCAGCCGCCGTAGGCTACTTGTATGCCCGAGTCTTTCACGCGTCGGTGGCAATTACGCGCCGGCTGCCCGGGGGCCCGGTGCTCAAACCGGCGATCGGCGGACTGCTGGTCGGGCTGTTAGGTCTGCCGATTCCCCAGATCCTGAGCAGCGGCTATGGCTGGGCGCAGCTAGCCGCCGATCGGGGGACGCTGCTGAGCATCCCGTTGTGGATCGTCATCGTCTTGCCGATCGCCAAGATCCTCGCGACGTCGCTGTCGATCGGCACCGGCGGATCAGGCGGGCTATTCGGGCCGGGAATCGTGATCGGCGCCTTCGTCGGAGCGGCGATCTGGCGGCTAGGCGAGCTCACCGAGCTGCCCGGGGTGCCCCACGAGCCGGGCATCTTCGTCGTGGTCGCAATGATGGCGTGCTTCGGCAGTGTCTCCCGCGCGCCGCTGGCCGTCATGATCATGGTCGCTGAGATGACCGGCTCGTTCTCGGTGGTGCCTGGAGCGATCATCGCCGTCGGTATCGCGGCACTGTTGTTGTCTCGCACCAACGTCACCATCTACGAGACGCAGCGACTGAACCGGCAGACCGCCGAGGCCGAACGCGGAGGCAGTGATCGGCCGACAACGGCTTAG
- a CDS encoding transcriptional regulator — translation MPHSWTPTSVMTPPLVVAAFRPVGHYRLATDRAGGPCSPPATGAKLTSSVASRPTVGTKPQWWHTLVMSMSLTAGRGPGRPPAAKADETRKRILHAARQVFSERGYDGATFQEIAVRADLTRPAINHYFANKRVLYQEVVEQTHELVIVAGIERARREPTLMGRLAVVVDFAMEADAQYPASTAFLATTVLESQRHPELSRTENDAVRATREFLVWAVNDAIERGELAADVDVSSLAETLLVVLCGVGFYIGFVGSYQRMATITDSFQQLLAGTLWRPPT, via the coding sequence GTGCCGCACTCTTGGACCCCGACCTCTGTCATGACGCCGCCGCTCGTCGTGGCCGCGTTCAGGCCGGTCGGCCATTACCGACTCGCAACGGACAGAGCCGGTGGGCCCTGCTCGCCCCCGGCGACCGGAGCCAAGCTGACAAGTTCCGTAGCATCCCGCCCAACGGTAGGTACCAAGCCGCAGTGGTGGCACACTTTAGTGATGTCAATGTCGCTCACGGCCGGTCGCGGCCCGGGACGTCCCCCGGCGGCGAAAGCAGATGAGACTCGGAAGCGTATTCTGCACGCCGCCCGTCAAGTGTTCAGCGAACGTGGTTATGACGGCGCGACTTTTCAGGAGATCGCCGTCCGCGCCGACCTGACCCGACCGGCGATCAACCACTACTTCGCCAACAAGCGGGTGCTCTACCAAGAGGTGGTGGAGCAAACCCACGAACTCGTCATTGTGGCCGGCATCGAACGGGCACGCCGCGAGCCGACCTTGATGGGGCGGCTGGCGGTCGTCGTTGACTTCGCGATGGAGGCCGATGCCCAGTATCCCGCCTCGACCGCGTTCCTGGCCACCACCGTGCTCGAATCCCAGCGGCATCCAGAATTGAGTCGGACCGAAAACGATGCGGTGCGAGCAACCCGAGAATTCCTGGTTTGGGCTGTCAATGATGCGATCGAACGCGGTGAACTAGCCGCCGACGTCGATGTCTCTTCGTTGGCCGAGACGCTGTTGGTCGTGTTGTGTGGCGTGGGCTTCTATATCGGTTTTGTCGGGAGCTATCAGCGGATGGCGACCATCACCGATTCGTTCCAGCAGCTGTTGGCCGGCACGCTCTGGCGGCCTCCGACCTGA
- a CDS encoding S-adenosylmethionine-dependent methyltransferase gives MTELDDVSSLPSSRRTAGDTWAITESVGATALGVAAARAVETAATNPLIRDEFAKVLVSSAGTAWARLADADLAWLDGDQLGRRVHRVACDYQAVRTHFFDEYFGAAVDAGVRQVVILAAGLDARAYRLNWPAGTVVYEIDQPSVLEYKAGILQSHGAVPTARRHAVAVDLRDDWPAALIAAGFDGTQPTAWLAEGLLPYLPGDAADRLFDMVTALSAPGSQVAVEAFTMNTKGNTQRWNRMRERLGLDIDVQALTYHEPDRSDAAQWLATHGWQVHSVSNREEMARLGRAIPQDLVDETVRTTLLRGRLVTPAQPA, from the coding sequence GTGACCGAACTCGACGACGTGTCCTCGTTACCATCCTCGCGACGGACCGCTGGCGATACCTGGGCGATCACCGAAAGCGTTGGCGCCACCGCGTTGGGGGTCGCGGCGGCACGTGCCGTGGAAACGGCCGCGACCAATCCGCTGATCCGTGACGAGTTCGCCAAGGTGTTGGTGTCGTCGGCGGGTACCGCCTGGGCACGGCTGGCCGACGCCGATTTGGCCTGGCTCGACGGTGATCAGCTCGGCCGACGCGTGCATCGGGTTGCCTGCGACTACCAGGCGGTGCGCACCCACTTCTTCGACGAGTACTTCGGTGCCGCCGTCGACGCAGGTGTCCGGCAGGTGGTGATCCTCGCTGCCGGACTGGACGCTCGGGCCTACCGCCTGAACTGGCCGGCGGGCACTGTGGTTTACGAGATCGACCAGCCTTCGGTGTTGGAGTACAAGGCGGGGATTCTTCAATCGCATGGCGCGGTTCCAACGGCGAGACGGCATGCCGTCGCGGTGGACCTGCGCGACGACTGGCCGGCCGCGCTGATAGCTGCCGGATTCGATGGCACCCAACCGACTGCCTGGCTAGCCGAGGGCTTGCTACCCTACCTGCCCGGCGACGCCGCGGACCGGCTATTCGACATGGTCACCGCGCTCAGCGCACCGGGCAGCCAGGTCGCTGTCGAGGCTTTCACCATGAACACAAAGGGCAACACGCAGCGCTGGAATCGGATGCGCGAGCGACTCGGTTTAGACATCGATGTCCAGGCGTTGACCTACCACGAGCCCGACCGGTCGGATGCCGCGCAATGGCTGGCCACGCATGGCTGGCAGGTGCACAGCGTGAGCAATCGCGAGGAGATGGCCCGACTGGGCCGGGCGATCCCGCAAGACCTGGTCGACGAGACCGTCCGCACCACGTTGCTGCGAGGGCGTCTGGTCACACCCGCTCAACCGGCGTGA
- a CDS encoding S-adenosylmethionine-dependent methyltransferase, with amino-acid sequence MRTHDDTWDIKTSVGATAVMVAAARAVETDRPDPLIRDPYARLLVTNAGAGAIWEAMLDPTLVAKAAAIDAETAAIVAYLRSYQAVRTNFFDTYFASAVAAGIRQVVILASGLDSRAYRLDWPAGTIVYEIDQPKVLSYKSTTLAENGVTPSAGRREVPADLRQDWPAALRDAGFDPTARTAWLAEGLLMYLPAEAQDRLFTQVGAVSVAGSRIAAETAPVHGEERRAEMRARFKKVADVLGIEQTIDVQELVYHDQDRASVADWLTDHGWRARSQRAPDEMRRVGRWVEGVPMADDPTAFAEFVTAERL; translated from the coding sequence ATGCGCACCCATGACGACACCTGGGATATCAAGACCAGCGTCGGCGCCACCGCAGTGATGGTGGCTGCTGCCCGGGCCGTCGAAACCGACCGGCCCGACCCGCTGATCCGCGATCCCTACGCCAGACTGCTCGTCACCAACGCCGGGGCCGGCGCCATTTGGGAAGCCATGCTCGACCCAACACTGGTAGCCAAGGCGGCTGCCATCGATGCCGAAACCGCGGCCATCGTCGCCTATCTGCGCAGCTACCAAGCGGTGCGGACCAACTTCTTCGATACCTACTTCGCCAGCGCTGTCGCCGCCGGAATCCGGCAGGTAGTGATTCTGGCGTCCGGACTGGATTCCCGCGCCTATCGCCTGGACTGGCCCGCCGGAACCATCGTGTATGAGATCGATCAACCCAAGGTGCTTTCCTACAAGTCCACGACGCTGGCGGAAAACGGGGTAACGCCGTCGGCTGGTCGCCGTGAGGTGCCCGCCGACCTGCGCCAGGACTGGCCCGCCGCGCTGCGTGATGCCGGGTTTGACCCGACGGCACGCACGGCGTGGTTGGCCGAGGGGCTGTTGATGTACCTACCGGCCGAGGCCCAGGACCGGCTGTTCACCCAGGTCGGCGCCGTGAGCGTGGCGGGCAGCCGGATCGCGGCCGAGACTGCGCCGGTGCACGGCGAAGAGCGGCGAGCAGAAATGCGGGCACGGTTCAAGAAAGTGGCCGATGTGCTCGGTATCGAGCAGACCATCGACGTGCAGGAACTGGTCTACCACGACCAGGATCGGGCGTCCGTTGCCGACTGGCTCACCGATCACGGTTGGCGGGCCCGATCCCAACGTGCGCCCGACGAGATGCGCCGCGTGGGTCGCTGGGTTGAGGGGGTGCCGATGGCGGACGACCCGACTGCGTTCGCCGAGTTTGTCACCGCAGAGCGGTTGTAG
- a CDS encoding aldehyde dehydrogenase (Belongs to the aldehyde dehydrogenases family.) codes for MSDRVKAVAPPDGRTMMTTESVARKTQKSETEAPREPAPVSDEKQTDVAKTVARLRKTFASGRTRSVEWRKQQLRALQKLMDENEDAIAAALAEDLDRNPFEAYLADIATTSAEAKYAAKRVRRWMRRRYLLLEVPQLPGRGWVEYEPYGTVLIIGAWNYPFYLTLGPAVGAIAAGNAVVLKPSEIAAASAHLMTELVYRYLDTEAIAVVQGDGAVSQELIAQGFDRVMFTGGTEIGRKVYEGAAPHLTPVTLELGGKSPVIVAADADVDVAAKRIAWIKLLNAGQTCVAPDYVLADATVRDELVSKITAALTKFRSGAPQGMRIVNQRQFDRLSGYLAAAKTDAAADGGGVVVGGDCDASNLRIQPTVVVDPDPDGPLMSNEIFGPILPVVTVKSLDDAIRFVNSRPKPLSAYLFTKSRAVRERVIREVPAGGMMVNHLAFQVSTAKLPFGGVGASGMGAYHGRWGFEEFSHRKSVLTKPTRPDLSSFIYPPYTERAIKVARRLF; via the coding sequence ATGAGTGACCGCGTCAAGGCGGTCGCGCCGCCGGACGGAAGGACGATGATGACCACCGAATCGGTTGCCCGGAAGACCCAGAAATCTGAGACCGAGGCTCCGCGCGAACCGGCGCCCGTTTCGGATGAAAAGCAAACCGATGTCGCTAAAACGGTGGCTCGGCTGCGAAAGACCTTTGCCAGCGGGCGTACCCGCAGCGTCGAGTGGCGCAAGCAGCAGTTGCGCGCGCTACAGAAGTTGATGGACGAGAACGAGGACGCGATCGCCGCGGCACTCGCCGAGGATCTGGATCGCAATCCGTTCGAGGCATACCTCGCTGACATCGCGACGACCTCCGCCGAAGCGAAATACGCGGCCAAGCGGGTGCGCAGGTGGATGCGGCGCCGCTACCTGCTGCTCGAGGTGCCGCAGCTGCCCGGCCGCGGCTGGGTGGAGTACGAGCCATATGGCACCGTGCTAATCATCGGTGCCTGGAACTACCCGTTCTACCTGACCCTGGGTCCGGCGGTCGGAGCCATTGCCGCTGGAAACGCCGTCGTGCTCAAACCGTCGGAAATCGCCGCTGCATCGGCGCACTTGATGACCGAATTGGTGTATCGCTATCTCGACACCGAAGCGATCGCGGTCGTGCAGGGCGATGGTGCGGTGAGTCAGGAGCTGATCGCTCAGGGTTTCGACCGCGTGATGTTCACCGGTGGCACCGAGATCGGCCGCAAGGTCTACGAAGGCGCCGCGCCGCACCTGACCCCGGTCACCCTCGAGCTCGGCGGCAAGAGCCCGGTGATCGTCGCGGCCGATGCCGATGTAGATGTCGCGGCCAAGCGGATCGCCTGGATCAAACTGCTCAACGCCGGGCAGACATGCGTTGCACCCGACTATGTGCTGGCGGATGCCACCGTCCGCGACGAGCTGGTCAGCAAGATCACCGCGGCCCTCACCAAGTTCCGCTCCGGTGCGCCGCAGGGCATGCGCATCGTCAACCAGCGTCAATTCGACCGGCTGAGTGGATACCTCGCCGCAGCGAAAACCGACGCTGCAGCCGACGGCGGCGGGGTCGTCGTGGGCGGCGACTGTGACGCATCGAACCTGCGCATCCAACCCACCGTGGTCGTCGATCCCGACCCGGACGGGCCGTTGATGAGCAACGAGATCTTCGGACCGATCCTGCCGGTGGTCACCGTCAAATCTCTGGACGACGCGATTCGCTTCGTGAACTCGCGGCCCAAGCCGCTATCGGCGTACCTGTTCACTAAGTCGCGTGCGGTTCGCGAGCGGGTGATCAGGGAGGTGCCGGCGGGCGGAATGATGGTTAACCATTTGGCTTTTCAGGTGTCGACGGCCAAACTGCCGTTCGGTGGTGTCGGCGCATCGGGCATGGGTGCCTACCACGGCCGTTGGGGTTTCGAGGAGTTCAGCCACCGTAAGTCGGTGTTGACCAAACCAACCCGACCCGACCTGTCCAGCTTTATCTACCCGCCGTACACCGAGCGCGCCATCAAGGTGGCTCGCCGGCTGTTCTGA
- a CDS encoding short-chain type dehydrogenase/reductase (belongs to the short-chain dehydrogenases/reductases (SDR) family) has product MPGVQDRVIVVTGAGGGLGREYALTLAGEGASVVVNDLGGARDGTGAGSAMADEVVAEIRDKGGRAVANYDSVATEDGAANIIKTALDEFGAVHGVVSNAGILRDGTFHKMSFENWDAVLKVHLYGGYHVLRAAWPHFREQSYGRVVVATSTSGLFGNFGQTNYGAAKLGLVGLINTLALEGAKYNIHANALAPIAATRMTQDILPPEVLEKLTPEFVAPVVAYLCTEECADNASVYVVGGGKVQRVALFGNDGANFDKPPSVQDVAARWAEITDLSGAKIAGFKL; this is encoded by the coding sequence ATGCCCGGAGTGCAAGATCGCGTCATCGTCGTTACTGGAGCCGGCGGTGGCTTGGGCCGCGAATACGCCCTTACGCTCGCCGGGGAGGGCGCCAGCGTCGTGGTCAACGACCTCGGTGGCGCCCGCGACGGCACGGGCGCCGGTTCGGCGATGGCCGATGAGGTCGTCGCCGAGATTCGCGACAAGGGGGGCCGGGCGGTCGCCAACTACGACAGCGTCGCCACCGAGGACGGCGCAGCGAACATCATCAAGACCGCGCTTGACGAATTCGGCGCCGTGCACGGTGTGGTGAGCAACGCCGGGATCTTGCGCGACGGCACCTTCCACAAGATGTCGTTCGAGAATTGGGACGCCGTGCTTAAGGTGCACCTTTATGGCGGATACCACGTGCTACGCGCGGCCTGGCCGCATTTCCGTGAGCAGAGTTACGGCCGGGTCGTGGTGGCGACCTCCACCAGCGGGCTGTTCGGCAACTTCGGCCAGACCAACTATGGGGCGGCCAAGCTTGGTCTGGTCGGCCTGATCAATACGCTGGCGCTGGAGGGAGCCAAGTACAACATCCACGCCAATGCTCTTGCCCCGATCGCGGCGACCAGGATGACCCAGGACATCCTGCCGCCCGAAGTACTGGAAAAGCTCACACCCGAGTTCGTCGCACCGGTGGTGGCCTACCTGTGCACCGAGGAGTGTGCCGACAACGCATCGGTGTACGTCGTCGGTGGTGGCAAGGTGCAGCGAGTTGCGCTGTTTGGCAACGACGGCGCCAACTTCGACAAACCGCCGTCGGTACAAGATGTTGCGGCGCGGTGGGCCGAGATCACCGATCTGTCCGGTGCGAAAATTGCTGGATTCAAGTTGTAG
- a CDS encoding quinone oxidoreductase (belongs to the zinc-containing alcohol dehydrogenase family, quinone oxidoreductase subfamily), translated as MKACVVKELSGPSGMVYTDIDEVSGDGGKVVIDVRAAGVCFPDLLLTKGEYQLKLTPPFVPGMETAGVVRSAPSDAGFHVGERVSAFGVLGGYAEQIAVPVANVVRSPVELDDAGAVSLLVNYNTMYFALARRAALRPGDTVLVLGAAGGVGTAAVQIAKAMQAGKVIAMVHREGAIDYVASLGADVVLPLTEGWAQQVRDHTYGQGVDIVVDPIGGPTFDDALGVLAIDGKLLLIGFAAGAVPTLKVNRLLVRNISVVGVGWGEYLNAVPGSAALFAWGLNQLVFLGLRPPPPQRYPLSEAQAALQSLDDGGVLGKVVLEP; from the coding sequence ATGAAGGCTTGTGTCGTAAAAGAACTTTCCGGCCCGTCCGGCATGGTGTACACCGACATCGACGAGGTATCCGGTGACGGCGGAAAGGTTGTTATCGACGTACGGGCCGCCGGCGTCTGCTTTCCGGACCTGCTGCTGACCAAGGGCGAGTATCAACTGAAGCTAACGCCGCCGTTCGTGCCCGGCATGGAAACGGCGGGTGTGGTGCGTTCGGCGCCGTCGGATGCGGGTTTTCATGTGGGCGAACGTGTTTCAGCATTCGGAGTGCTCGGCGGCTACGCCGAACAAATAGCCGTACCGGTGGCCAATGTGGTTCGCAGCCCCGTCGAGCTCGATGACGCCGGGGCGGTGTCGCTGTTGGTGAACTACAACACCATGTACTTCGCCCTGGCTCGGCGTGCCGCGCTGCGACCGGGAGACACCGTGCTGGTGCTCGGCGCCGCCGGCGGAGTGGGCACGGCCGCCGTCCAGATCGCGAAGGCGATGCAGGCTGGCAAGGTGATAGCCATGGTGCACCGCGAAGGTGCGATCGACTATGTCGCTTCGCTCGGTGCCGACGTGGTGCTTCCGCTGACCGAGGGCTGGGCTCAGCAGGTGCGTGACCACACCTACGGTCAGGGGGTGGACATCGTCGTCGATCCCATCGGCGGACCGACATTCGACGACGCGCTCGGCGTGCTGGCGATCGACGGCAAGTTATTGTTGATCGGCTTTGCCGCGGGTGCTGTACCGACCCTCAAGGTCAACCGGCTGCTGGTGCGCAATATCAGCGTGGTGGGCGTCGGGTGGGGCGAGTATCTCAACGCGGTTCCCGGTTCGGCCGCCTTGTTCGCCTGGGGGCTAAACCAGCTGGTCTTTCTGGGGCTCAGACCGCCTCCGCCGCAACGCTATCCGTTGTCGGAAGCACAGGCCGCGTTGCAGAGTCTGGACGACGGCGGTGTGCTCGGCAAGGTTGTGCTCGAGCCCTAA